AGTAATCGATGACCAGTTTGCAAATATAGTTATTCATTTAAAAAATCAAACATTCACTTAAAAAAAGATTAATATGACGTTTTGTACAAACTTTATTATCTTTGTCTTTACTTTTGATGTTATTTCTTTTCTATTGCAGTACTGAGGTGTTGACGTGAACATGATTGCCAATCCGATAATTTTCTGGTGGATAGTTCGTACAGACCGAAACTAACAAAATATATAGAAACAGACCAAATATAAATTTAAAATAATACTTTATCATGGACAGACGAAATTTTTTAAAGAAATCCGCCATTTCAGCAACGGGGTTAAGCCTGGCTCCGTTGATGGGAAGCTCCTATTCTTCCGTTTTCGGTCAATCTTCACCGGGTAATAAAATCAAGGTAGGCCTGATCGGGTGCCGTAATCAAGGATGGAGTAATCTGAAAGCTTTTCTTCAATACCCCGACGTGGAGTGTATCTCCATGTGTGATGTGGATGATCAATGGCTCTATCAACGTGCTTCCGATTTGGAAGAGTTGACCGGTAAAAAGCCACCTCAGTTGGTGAAGGACTGGCGCAGGGTGATCGATAACAAAGATGTGGACATGGTGATTATCGGGACCCCCGACCATTGGCACTGTCTCCAGTTGATCGCTGCCTGTGAGGCAGGTAAGGATGTCTTTGTGGAAAAACCGCTGGCCAATACTATTGAGGAGTGCGACCTGATGGTAAAAGCTACGCGTAAATATAACCGTATTGTGCAGGTGGGGCAGTGGCAACGTAGTGACCCACACTGGGACGAAGCGGCTGCATATGTGCAAAGCGGAGAACTGGGCCGTGTGAGAACCGTAAAAGTATGGGCTTATCAGACCAGCAAATGGACATTGCCGGTAGTCCCCGATTCGGCACCACCTGCAGGCGTGGATTATGACATGTGGTTAGGTCCGGCGCCTAAGCGTACTTTTAACCAAAACAGGTTTCATTATAATTTCCGTTTCTTCTGGGATTACGCCGGTGGGTTGATGGCCGATTGGGGTGTGCACCTGCTTGATTATGCCATGAAAGGGATGAATGTGGGATTACCTTCATATGTCTATGGCGCCGGAGGAAAATATGGCTATCCGGATGATGCCATGGAGACGCCCGATACACTGATGGTGACTTATAAATATCCTGATTTCAATATCATCTGGGATCATGCATGTGGAATAGGTACAGGATTGTTCGGTCTCAGGGAAGGGGTTGCCTTTTTTGGAGAGAACGGTACGCTGATCCTTACCCGCCAGGGGTGGGAGGTAGTCCCCGAACAAGCTATCAATAGCCGTACGTTCCCATATTGTTACCCTTGTGACGATGAAAGAAAACCCAATACGCTCCGGATGGAAGCAGTGGAAAAAAAGAAAGGTACAGGCAGAGGTCTCTATCTGCATGCCGGCAATATGCTCGATTGTATGCGTTCACGTGAATTGCCTAATGCTGATATCGCCATTGGCGCTGAAGTGGCTAAACTGAGTCATTTGGGGAATATCTCATGTCGTGTAGGGACTGCACTGAACTGGGATGACAAAGCTGGAAAATTTGTCGGTAATGACGAAGCCAACAGGTTAATCAAGGCAAATTACCGCGCTCCATGGAAATTGCCGGAACTCTGATATTTTTTATGGGTATAAATGAAAATCGCTCCGGAAGTATAATCACACAGCCGGAGCGAAATTTTATATAATAGGTGGATATCTTAAAACTTGTATACCCATTTGGCAAATGCATTTACCCAATTCTTCAGAAATTCTTTGGTGCTTTCGTTCTTCAGGTTGTTTTGTTCGTCGAACAGCTCCCATGAATTTCCGATATATGCTTCGGGTTGTTGCATCATATAGATGTTCAGGAAGACCATGGGTTGACGCAGTGCGTGGTTAGCTACTGAGCCGCCAAGAGGACTCATGGAACTGCTCACGATAGCTCCCGGCTTTCCTGCCCATTTATTCTGCCCATAAGGTCTTGATCCTACATCAAGTGCATTTTTCATTACCCCGGAAGTACTTCGGTTATACTCAGGAGTGAAAAAAAGATATCCATCAGCCTCACCGATCTTTTTGCGGAATTCAACCCATTCTGCCGGAGGATTTGCATCGAGGTCCTCATTGTAGTGAGCTAACTGCCCTATTTCTATAATCTCCAACTCCAAGGAATCAGGAGCTAACCTAATTACCTCATTTGCCAACTTTCTGTTGACCGATTCTTTTCGCAGGCTGCCTACCAGGACAGCTATTTTCTTTTTACTCATAACACCTGTTTTTTAGTTGATTTGCAGATTTATACATAAAAATTTCCGTATTAGTATTAACGCTTTTTCCATGGCTTTTGTTTGATAGTAAATATTGATAGGCTATCGGGTTCCGGTTTTGGAATAACAGCAGAGGGAAGCAGTAAAAGTCTTTGAATTATTTCCTGAAACGTGCGAAGAAAAGTTTCATCAGGTCAGCGCAATCATCGGCTAGTACACCAGAAGTAACGGTAGTCTTGGGATGGAGGAGATAAGGTGAGATCTGTGTATAGCCTCTTTTTTCATCTGATGCCCCGTATACTACACGCGATATTTGTGCCCATCTCAGTGCACCGGCACACATAGGGCAGGGTTCTACTGTCACGTAGAGGGTGCAATCGGTCAGGTATTTCCCCCCCAACACATTGGCTGCAGCAGTGATGGCTTGCATCTCGGCATGGGCTGTAACATCATTCAGGGTTTCTGTTAGATTGTGAGCACGGGTAATAATGCGTTCGTTCACTACGACAACTGCACCGACGGGTACTTCTCCATTTTCGAAAGCTTTGTGTGCTTCCCGCAAAGCCTGTTGCATAAAATATCGATCGTCGAGCATCAGTTAGAAAAATTACTAATTACCAATTAGAAGTCCAAGAAGTCAAAAATCTTGAATCTTGAATCTTGAATTCTTGAATCTTTAAATCATCAAATTATAAAATCAAAAGATTATCTCCTCATCTCATTTTCTTCGAACAGTGTAGGATAGTCCTGTTCCATATTTTTTAGCACATGGTTGAGAACGGTTTCACGGAACCATCTGGAACGGTTTGTGATTTTATACTTTTTCAGATAGAAATGAATCAGACTGTATTCTTCATCGCTGAGCAAAAACACGGCCTTTTTTGTACGTGGCTTGATCTTGCCCTGCGGTTTGTATTGTTTCGTTCTCATCAAATAACTATTGAAATTTCTGCATGCGCTTTTCCTTTGCCAGTGCAAAAAAACAAAATATTTTCGATAAAACGGGGGATTTACAGGGTAAAGTTGTATTTTTACAAGGTTTAAAAGCTGTTTTGTATCAAGAGAGATGGCCAAACACAATGAGTTGGGAAGGAAAGGTGAAGAAGCTGCGGTGAATTGTCTTAAAAGGAAGGGACACCGGGTTCTGGAACGGAATTGGTCTTTTTCCGGTTATGAAATCGATATAATATCAGAATATGAAGAATTTATCGTGTTCGTAGAGGTTAAGACCCGTAGTTCTGTCGAATGGGGTAATCCGGAAAATGCTGTTACTGAGCAACGTATGCGACGTATGATACGTGCTGCCAGTCACTATCTGAAAATAAACCATATCGATAAACCGGCCCGCTTCGATATTGTTACGGTAATAGGCAAAGAACAGAATTTCGAACTGGAACATATCGAAGATGCATTTTTACCTTTTTTGTGAAAAGAGCTTTGACTGAATACAATATGGTATGACAATTTTAATTGCATAAAACGGGAATCAAACGGGGTATGAATATCGAAGAACTTTTTGATTATTGTCAATCCATTCAGGGTGCGGAAGCGACGACCCCCTTCGATGAGTGGACCATCGTAATGAAAGTGATGGGGAAGATGTTCGCATTGATACCTACGGATGGGGACAGATTTTGTATCAGTCTCAAGTGTGACCCGGCAAAAGCCATCACACTGCGTGAAAAATATGTATGTGTGGAAGGGGCTTATCATATGAACAAAACCTACTGGAATACCATTTATTTGGATAGGGATATGCCCGATGATGAACTCAGGGAGTGGATTAATCATTCTGTAGAAGAGGTTATAAAGAAATTGCCAAAAAAGCAGCAGCAACAATATTATGGAACAATTAAGTAAAGATCGCCAAATAATCCGGTTGGAAGAGACTGAGTCAACCAATCTCTATTTAAAACAACTGGCCAGGGAGGAGCACCTTGAAGAGGGATCGATGGTTATAGCCGATTTTCAGACCGTTGGACGAGGGCAGATGGGGAATTCCTGGTTTTCTTCGAAAGGTGAAAATCTCTTATTCAGCCTGTTGATCTATCCCAAGGAGGTGCTGGCCAATGAACAATTCATTATTTCCCGCATTGCTTCACTGGCTGTTAAGAATACGCTCGACCGGTTTACGGACGATATTCGTATCAAATGGCCGAACGATATCTATTGGAAAGAGCAAAAAATAGCGGGGATACTGATAGAAAATGATATTGATAACAAATATATCGCCAATTCAGTGATCGGGATCGGGATCAATGTCAATCAGCAAATATTTCCACCCGAGCTTTCCAATCCTGTGTCACTTTGGCAAATTATCGGCTCAGTACAGGATCGGGATTACATCCTCGATATTTTTCAAAGGGAGTTTTTCCTGCTCTATCGTGATTTTGAGAAAGGGGAAATCAAAACTATTGAAGATGAATATATGCTCGATCTGTACCGGGTAAATGGTTATTATTGGTACGAAGACAAGAATGGCCGGTTTATGGCGAAGGTCGAAGATGTACTCCCTTCGGGTCATCTGGTGTTGAAAACAATCGATACAGAAGAGGAACGGAAGTACGCGTTTAAAGAGGTCACCTTTGTGGAATGAGTGGGTGACTGCATCGGGCTTCTAATATCTAACATTTTCATTTTTAGTTTTTCACTATTAGTTTTTAGTTTAAAAAATGCAATTTAATAGGATTTTACTCAAACTCAGCGGCGAATCGCTGATGGGCGACAAACAGTACGGAATTGACGAAAAGCGTCTGCAGGAATATGCCGAACAGATATATGAAGCGGCACAGACAGGCGTGCAAATAGGTGTCGTGATTGGCGGAGGAAATATTTTCCGTGGCCTGAGTGGTGCTACCAAAGGATTTGACCGGGTAAAAGGCGATCAGATGGGGATGCTGGCCACTGTAATCAACAGCCTTGCGCTGAGTTCGGCACTCACCGCCGTTGGACAGGAAAACCGTGTTTTCACGGCGGTTCGTATGGAGCCTGTAGGTGAGCTTTATTCTAAATGGAAGGCCATTGAGTCGTTGGAAAGAGGTGAAATCGCAATTCTCGCCGCCGGTACCGGAAATCCTTTCTTTACGACCGATACCGCATCCGCACTCCGGGGAATTGAAATCGAAGCCGATGCGATGTTCAAAGGAACCCGTGTAGACGGCGTATATACGGCTGATCCGGAAAAAGATCCTACCGCTACCAAATTCAAGACGATCACTTTCGATGAAGTCTACAATCGTGGACTGAAAGTGATGGATCTGACCGCTACAACGATGTGTAAGGAGAACAACCTGTCCATCGTCGTCTTTGATATGGATAGTTATGGAAACCTGAAAAGAGTGCTTGAAGGCGAAGATATCGGAACACTGGTGCATGTTTAGAAAAATTTCACTATTTTTGTTCACAACTTTTTCGTTAAGTGCAATGACGATTGAATTCACTAAAATTTATTGAAGATACTTATGGAAATAACGACAATCAGAAAAGAGGCCGAGGAAAAGATGCAGATGACCCTCGAATTCCTGGATGAAACTTTTTCACGTATTCGTGCAGGCCGTGCAAATGCCCGTATCCTGGACGGTATACGCGTGGAATATTATGGTAGTCTTGTACCGTTGTCGAATGTTGCAACAGTGACCACACCCGATGCCAAGACTATTATGGTTCAACCCTGGGAAAAAGCGATGTTGAGAATAGTGGAAAAAGCTATTTTGGACTCCGATGTGGGCATTACTCCCGAGAATAACGGAGAGGTAATTCGTTTAGGGATTCCGCCGCTTACGGAAGAACGGCGCAAGCAATTGGTGAAACAGACCAAACAGGAGGCAGAAGAGGCAAAGATCAGTATCCGCAATGCGCGCCGTGAAGGAATTGATGAGGTGAAAAAGGCTGTCAAAGAGGGTATGGCCGAAGATATGGGAAAAGATGGAGAAAACGAACTGCAAAAACTTCACGATAAGTATATCAAGAAAGTGGATGAGATGTTCGCCGAAAAGGAGAAGGAGATACTTACCGTTTAATGGCAAAAGGCGGGGATGAAAGCGGTAAGATAGGACTGCAGGGGCTGGTTGTCAGGAATACCGGGAATGCCTATCTGGTGCGTGATGATAACGGCAACGATATCATTGGCATAGCAAAGGGAAATCTGAGACTTAAAGGGATCAGAAGTACAAGCCCTATTGTAGTGGGCGACCGGGTCTTTATGGATCCCAACCCCGACGGTACCGCTTTTATCACCGATATTGCCGAACGGAAGAATTATATCGTCCGTAAGGCTTCCAATCTCTCCAAACATGCGCATATACTGGCTGCCAATATAGATCTGGCATTCCTTTGTGTCACGGTGAGTTATCCTGAAACAACTACCGTATTCATCGATCGTTTCCTGACTACCGCAGAAGCATATTCGGTACCGGTCTGTCTTATTTTCAATAAAATAGACTTGTATGATGAGGAGGAGAGTGAATACCTGAATGCACTGATGCATCTCTATTCCACAATTGGCTATCAATGTCTGAGAACATCGACAGTGACCGGTGAAGGTAAAGGTCAACTGGAGGCTTTGGCAGAAGGAAAGACCGTTTTACTTGCTGGGCATTCGGGGGTGGGGAAATCGAGCATCGTTAACCTTCTGGTAGGGGATCAGGCGCAAAAAGTGAGAGAGATATCCGGTTATCATCATAAAGGGATGCATACCACCACTTTTTCGGAGATGATCGAATTGGAGAATGGTGGTTTCTTGATTGATACCCCGGGTATCAAAGGTTTCGGTACCATTGATATGAGTCGTGCCGAAGTATCGCACTATTTCCCTGAAATATTCAGGATATCGAAAAACTGTAAATATAACAGTTGCCTGCATCTTAATGAACCTGGCTGTGCAGTGTTGGAGGCAGTCGAAAATCACTACATCAGTGAAAGCCGCTATCATTCATACCTGAATATACTGGAAGACATTGAGGAAGGAAAATACCGGTTATGACTATACAACTTAACAGTGCACTGCTCCTGATCATTGAAATACTCTACCTGCTCACAGTAGTAGGTATTGTAGTGGTGGTGATCTCCGAAAACCGGAATCCCATCAAAACGGTGGCATGGATAATGGCGGTGGTGTTTCTGCCCTTTATCGGTATTATCTGGTACGCCTTCTTCGGACAAGACGCGACAAAAAAACAGGTAATCTCCCGCCGGATGTACAGCAAGTTGAAGAAACGCCCCCTGGACGGGATGGAAACTGCCGTAGAGCATATTTTCCCGGAAGAGTATATTAACCTTATTAACCTGCTCCAGAATATGGATTATACGCCGTTGCTGGGAGGAAATGATGTGACGTTGTTTACCAATGGTGGGGATAAATTCGCAAGCCTGTTTGCCGATATCGAAAAGGCCGAAAAGCATATTCATATAGAGTATTATGTATTGCTTGACGACGAATTGGGCCTGAAACTCCAGCAGGCGCTTATCCGTAAGGCCAGGGAGGGAGTGGAGATACGTATTATTTATGACAGTTTCGGATCGAGGAAGGCGAAGAGGAAATTTTTTGAAGATTTCAGGAAAGCAGGCATAGAAACCGAACCTTTTTTAAAGCTGAGTCTTTCGAGACTTACTTCGAGGCTCAATTACCGTACACACCGCAAGATTGTGGTTATCGATGGACGGATAGGCTACGTGGGAGGAATGAATGTGGCTGACCGCTACCTGAAAGGACTTGATTGGGGCTGCTGGCGTGATACCCACGCCCGGATCGAAGGGAAGGGGGTACAAGGATTGCAGTCGGTCTTTCTGATCGACTGGTATTTTGTATCGCAGACGCTGATTACTTCCCGTGATTATTTTCCTGTACTTGGAAATTATGGTGAATGTCCCATGCAGATAGTAAATAGCGGCCCCCTGAGTGAAACGAATGAAATATCGCATGGCATTATGCAAGCTATTTATAATGCACGTAAATCGATTTTTATCCAGACTCCCTATTTTCTGCCTCCTGACGCGATGGCCGATGCACTACAGGCAGCAGCTATCAGGGGTGTCGATGTGAGGGTTATGATGTCTAAACGATCGGATGTCCCTCTGGTACAAAGAGCTTCATTCTCTTATATTAAGGATATGCTGAAGGCGGGAGTGAAAGTGTATATGTACCACAAAGGCTTCCTACATTCCAAGATGATGGTATTCGACGGATCGCTTACGCTGGTTGGTTCGGCCAACTTCGACTCGCGTAGCTTCGAACAAAATTTTGAAGTGGAGGCATTTATCTATGACGAAAAATTGGGGATGCAGGCTAATGATATTTTTGTGGAGGATCAACGTTTTTCAGATCCCGTTTCAATGCGTGAATGGTATAAGCGGAGCGTGAAAAAGAGATTTATAGATTCTTTTCTACGACTCTTTGCCCCTTTGATGTAAAATCATAGAACACTCATGGGATACAGGTTTATGCACGTGTTTAAAGTTAAAATGTCTTGTATCTTGATTCTTGGCTCTAGTATTTAATTAGATGGAACGAATTTTTATTATAGGCTATATGGGCTCGGGTAAAACCACGGTAGGGAAACGGTTGGCCGGATCGCTTTCTCTTTCGTTTGTCGATCTCGACGCTTATATCGAGAATAAGTATCGAAAGACCATTCCCGCTCTTTTCGAAGAGAAGGGAGAGGATGGTTTTCGGAAGATAGAGGGGCAATCGCTTCGGGAAGTTGCAGAGTTCGAGGATGTGGTGATCTCTACCGGAGGAGGTACACCCTGTTTCTTTGATAATATGGAGGTAATGAATCGTGCTGGCCTCACTATTTACCTTGAGGCTCATCCCGAAGATCTTGCCGATCATTTACTGGCGTCGAAAACAGTGCGACCTCTCATTGCCGGGAAGTCGAGGGAGGAACTTATCCCCTTTATCTCGGAGCATTTGGCCCGCAGAGAGAGCCATTACCGGAAAGCAAAGATTATTTACCCCATTGACCGGATGAATACAAAGGATGAGATCCATCTAACGGTGTGCGGTATTGAAGAACTAATAAAAAGGAGGAACGCGGAATGATGTACGATTCCCACAGAAGCACTTCGTTTGTCGTGCGTGAATTGCTGCAAAAGGTAGAAAAGCAGAGAGCATCCTTAGTGATCGGGATTCCCCGGGAAGACCACAAACATGAAAAACGGGTGCCGTTGACGCCCGAAACCGTTTCGTTGCTGGTCGAGTCAGGCTACAGGGTACTGCTTGAAGCCGGGACGGGGATGACCATCAATTATACCGACAGCTATTATGCCGAATCGGGTGCAGAGATAGTCGAGACTCCTGAAGAGGTTTTCCAGGCCGACCTGATCCTGAAGATATTACCTCCTACATTGGAAGAAGTGAGTATGATGCGGCCGCGTGCTACTGTTTTTTCGTTTCTCCATATCCATAAATTATCTCTTTCTTTGCTGGAGTTGATGTCTGAAAAGAAGATCAACGCGCTGGCTTATGAACTTTTATACGACAATACGGGCGTCTCTCCGTTTGTGACATCCATATCCGAGATCGAAGGTACTTATTCCATTACCCTGGCGGCAGAACTCTTAAGCAATGCCCACGGTGGAAAAGGCATTTTATTGGGAGGTATCCCCGGCATATCACCTACCGAGGTGGTGGTGATCGGGGCGGGGGTGGCCGGTACCATGGCCGCCCGTGCGGTGTTGGCCATGGGTGCGTCGGTGAAAGTGTTCGACAACGATGTGGTGAAGCTGCGTACTATCCGCCATGAGTTGGGTAATCTGGTATTTACTTCCACGCTTCAGCCCAATGTACTAAGAAATGTGTTTCGTTCTGCCGATGTAGTGATCGGGGCCATGCAGTATATCAATAAAACCCACTTTTACCGTATCTCCAACGACCTGATCCGGGAGATGAAACAGGGAGCCGTGATCATCGATGTGCGAATGGCGCAGGGAGGATGTTTCGAAACCACCATGGAAGCCTGTTTGCCCGGCCATCCGGCGGTTTTTGAGAAATTCGGCGTGTTGCATTTCTGTGAGATGAGCCTTAGTTCGCGTGTAGCCCGTACCGCTTCCATCGCCTTGAGCAATATTTTTGTATCATTGTTCTCTACCATGGCTGATTGTGGAGGAACCGACCATTTTGCACGATTCGACCGCGGTTTTGCCGCCGGCTTCTACCTTTACTCCGGAAAGATGGTCAACCGGTATGTGGGCAACCACTTCAATATACCTGTAACCGATATCGGATTGTTCTTGCCGGGGTATTAACATATTATTTGAATATTCCACTGGGCTGGGAAAATGATCTCCCGTCAGGATCGATATGAAATAAACTACTTTTCCGAAACGGGTTCGGAAGACAACCTCTTCTGCAGGATCAGATACCAGATAAACAGGATGATCCCTTTGAATATTGAGGTGATGGACAGGGCCCACCAGACTCCGGTCACACCCATGCGGGTGCCCAGTACCATGGCGATAGGGATCCGTAATGTGTTGAATACAATGCTGATGATGGCCGGTGGAGTGGTCCTGCCTAAACCATTGAACATGCCCTGGGTGGTGATCTCCAACATCATAAAAACCTGGGAGATCCCTATGATCAACAGATACTCACCGCCGGCTTCATAGGCTTCTTTTTCCGGGACAAAGACAGAAAATATCCCTTCCCCGTATAATACAAATGCCAGGGTTACTGCGATTCCCAATGCTCCCATCATCATCAAAGTATAACGGAAAGCCCTGTTGGCACGACTCATCTTAAGTGCGGCAAAATTCTGCGCCACAAAGCTGCCGAGTGCAGTGGAAAAGCCGGTGGAGGTATTCCATGTAATCCCCTCGATCTGTCCCCCGGTGGTCTGGCTGGTGATACCCAAATGTCCTCCGTACAACGATGCGATACGGGCCAGATTCATATTGATAAATGCGAAATAGGTATTCATGGCGGCCACCGGCAACCCTAATTTCAGGATATTCAGTGTGTACCTTCTGCGTGGGCGGATCAGAAATGGGAATTTCCCCAACAATCCGTTCTTCTTTTTCAGGTGTCGGACGAACAATAGGAGTACCACGCTCTGAGACAGGATGGTAGCCAGTGCTGCGCCTTTTACACCCATAGCAGGAATAGGCCCAGCCCCGAAGATCAGAAGCGGGTCCAGCACAATATTTAAAACAAGGCCGGTAGCGTTGAAATAAAAGGGGATATCACTCCGTCCGGAACCGATATAGATGCCGGAGAAGTTGAGAATCAGAAACATGATAGGAATCCCTAAGGAGATGATCTGCAGATATCCGGTTGCTTCCACTGCAATCTCCTGTTCCAGTTTGTAAAATGATATATAAGGGTGGGGGAAAAGAAGGAAAAACATACCGAAGAGGAGCCCTAGCAGTATAGCGATGGTGGTGGTATGCGAAGCATAGAGTGATGCCTGGTCTAACCGACGGGCGCCGATGGACTGTCCGATAGATATCTCGGCAGCCACCTTGGAAATAAGCGCGACTGAGTTCATCATCCACATAAGCATCCCCACGGCGCCTACTGCCGCGACCGACTGACTGCCCAACCGTCCTATCCAGATGATGTCCACCAGGTTGTAGGCCATCTGGATAAAACTGATTGCCATCAACGGGAGGGCTAACGTGAGCAACTGCCGGAAAATGCCTCCCCGGGTAAGATCGCGCACTGCAGATGTTTGTAAAGATTGAGATTCCACCGGCAACCCTTTTTTATTAAAAAAGGAAGTAACCGTTGAAGTTACTCCCTTATATGCTGTTTTAGATAAGAGGAAGAGGAGATTTTCCGGTGGTACCGGAGTAAATTTCCCCTCTCCTCTCTGGAGCGGAAGACGGGACTCAAACCCGCGACCCTCAGCTTGGAAGGCTAATGCTCTATCAACTGAGCTACTTCCGCAAAATTAATTGACAATTGAAAATGGGTAATTGACAATTTTGATTGGTGTTCCCCTCATTGTGCATTGTTAATTCTCAATTGTCCATTCGTCAGTGGGCAGTGATGGATTCGAACCACCGAAGGCGTAAGCCAGCTGAGTTACAGTCAGCCCCATTTGGCCACTCTGGTAACTGCCCTTTGCGAGTGCAAAGATACAAAAAATTATTTGTATCTTGAGTGAAGTTCCATCATTTTTAACGCGGTGATGGCCGCTTCGTCACCTTTATTCCCGTGTCTGCCACCTGCCCTGGCTTGTGCCTGGTCGAGTGTGAGGGTGGTGAGCAATCCGAAAATTACCGGTATGTCGTACTTGAGGTTCAGTTGGGTGGCACCCTCGGTCACACTGTCACAGACAAATGTGAAATGTGGTGTTTCCCCCTGAATGACACATCCCAGAATGATAACGCTGTCAACCTTCGCTTTCTCGATCATCACCTTTGCAGCGTATGTCAGCTCAAAACTGCCGGGCACGTGTTCAATGATTATATCATCGGCCGATACACCGAACTTCAGCAATGTATTGGTTGCTCCGTTCAGTAAACTGTGGGTGACAGACGAATTCCAGTCGGACACCACGATGCCTACCCGTTTCCCTTTCCCATCGGCAACTGCCGTGGGATCATATGACGAGAGGTTACTCAATGCTGTTGCCATGACCTTATTACTTATTTTCTTTCAGGAAGAGAGCCTGTTGGATGAACTTATCTGCTTCCCGGGATTCAGGAGAGTTGAGATAGGTTTCTTTGATCTGTGTGAAAACCTCAATAGCTTTGTCGTAGTCGGCTTTACTCAAATATGCTTCGCCTGCTTTTTTATAATAGATGGGGCTGAGCATTTCGTTGTCAGCTTCCTTGGCCGCTTTGAGAAAGTTGTTAATAGCCTGGTCGGCCTGTCCCATATTCATATATACATCACCTATCGCACCGGTGACGGCCGGAGTGATCAGCAAATCTCCTCCTTTGAATTTCTTCAGGTGTTCCAGCGCTTTCTCATTATTACCTATCCGGCTGTAAGAAATGCCGGCATAAGCATGTGCCAGGTCAGCCGTTTTGGTTCCTTTATAACGATCTATGATGGATTCAAATCCTATATAATCGTTGCCGTTCCCGAAAAGAGC
This window of the Proteiniphilum saccharofermentans genome carries:
- a CDS encoding Gfo/Idh/MocA family protein codes for the protein MDRRNFLKKSAISATGLSLAPLMGSSYSSVFGQSSPGNKIKVGLIGCRNQGWSNLKAFLQYPDVECISMCDVDDQWLYQRASDLEELTGKKPPQLVKDWRRVIDNKDVDMVIIGTPDHWHCLQLIAACEAGKDVFVEKPLANTIEECDLMVKATRKYNRIVQVGQWQRSDPHWDEAAAYVQSGELGRVRTVKVWAYQTSKWTLPVVPDSAPPAGVDYDMWLGPAPKRTFNQNRFHYNFRFFWDYAGGLMADWGVHLLDYAMKGMNVGLPSYVYGAGGKYGYPDDAMETPDTLMVTYKYPDFNIIWDHACGIGTGLFGLREGVAFFGENGTLILTRQGWEVVPEQAINSRTFPYCYPCDDERKPNTLRMEAVEKKKGTGRGLYLHAGNMLDCMRSRELPNADIAIGAEVAKLSHLGNISCRVGTALNWDDKAGKFVGNDEANRLIKANYRAPWKLPEL
- a CDS encoding NADPH-dependent FMN reductase; translated protein: MSKKKIAVLVGSLRKESVNRKLANEVIRLAPDSLELEIIEIGQLAHYNEDLDANPPAEWVEFRKKIGEADGYLFFTPEYNRSTSGVMKNALDVGSRPYGQNKWAGKPGAIVSSSMSPLGGSVANHALRQPMVFLNIYMMQQPEAYIGNSWELFDEQNNLKNESTKEFLKNWVNAFAKWVYKF
- a CDS encoding nucleoside deaminase, producing MLDDRYFMQQALREAHKAFENGEVPVGAVVVVNERIITRAHNLTETLNDVTAHAEMQAITAAANVLGGKYLTDCTLYVTVEPCPMCAGALRWAQISRVVYGASDEKRGYTQISPYLLHPKTTVTSGVLADDCADLMKLFFARFRK
- a CDS encoding YraN family protein → MAKHNELGRKGEEAAVNCLKRKGHRVLERNWSFSGYEIDIISEYEEFIVFVEVKTRSSVEWGNPENAVTEQRMRRMIRAASHYLKINHIDKPARFDIVTVIGKEQNFELEHIEDAFLPFL
- a CDS encoding MmcQ/YjbR family DNA-binding protein; translated protein: MNIEELFDYCQSIQGAEATTPFDEWTIVMKVMGKMFALIPTDGDRFCISLKCDPAKAITLREKYVCVEGAYHMNKTYWNTIYLDRDMPDDELREWINHSVEEVIKKLPKKQQQQYYGTIK
- a CDS encoding biotin--[acetyl-CoA-carboxylase] ligase, whose translation is MEQLSKDRQIIRLEETESTNLYLKQLAREEHLEEGSMVIADFQTVGRGQMGNSWFSSKGENLLFSLLIYPKEVLANEQFIISRIASLAVKNTLDRFTDDIRIKWPNDIYWKEQKIAGILIENDIDNKYIANSVIGIGINVNQQIFPPELSNPVSLWQIIGSVQDRDYILDIFQREFFLLYRDFEKGEIKTIEDEYMLDLYRVNGYYWYEDKNGRFMAKVEDVLPSGHLVLKTIDTEEERKYAFKEVTFVE
- the pyrH gene encoding UMP kinase, translating into MQFNRILLKLSGESLMGDKQYGIDEKRLQEYAEQIYEAAQTGVQIGVVIGGGNIFRGLSGATKGFDRVKGDQMGMLATVINSLALSSALTAVGQENRVFTAVRMEPVGELYSKWKAIESLERGEIAILAAGTGNPFFTTDTASALRGIEIEADAMFKGTRVDGVYTADPEKDPTATKFKTITFDEVYNRGLKVMDLTATTMCKENNLSIVVFDMDSYGNLKRVLEGEDIGTLVHV
- the frr gene encoding ribosome recycling factor — its product is MEITTIRKEAEEKMQMTLEFLDETFSRIRAGRANARILDGIRVEYYGSLVPLSNVATVTTPDAKTIMVQPWEKAMLRIVEKAILDSDVGITPENNGEVIRLGIPPLTEERRKQLVKQTKQEAEEAKISIRNARREGIDEVKKAVKEGMAEDMGKDGENELQKLHDKYIKKVDEMFAEKEKEILTV
- the rsgA gene encoding ribosome small subunit-dependent GTPase A — its product is MAKGGDESGKIGLQGLVVRNTGNAYLVRDDNGNDIIGIAKGNLRLKGIRSTSPIVVGDRVFMDPNPDGTAFITDIAERKNYIVRKASNLSKHAHILAANIDLAFLCVTVSYPETTTVFIDRFLTTAEAYSVPVCLIFNKIDLYDEEESEYLNALMHLYSTIGYQCLRTSTVTGEGKGQLEALAEGKTVLLAGHSGVGKSSIVNLLVGDQAQKVREISGYHHKGMHTTTFSEMIELENGGFLIDTPGIKGFGTIDMSRAEVSHYFPEIFRISKNCKYNSCLHLNEPGCAVLEAVENHYISESRYHSYLNILEDIEEGKYRL